The genomic DNA GCACCACGTGCACCCCCGGTCCCTACAACATCGCCCGTTTCCTCCAGGCTGCCGAGGCCTGGCCGGTGAACCTGGGCATCATGGGCAAGGGGAACGGCAGTCTGCCGGAGGCCCTCGACGAGCAGATCGAGGCCGGAGCCTGTGCCCTGAAGGTCCACGAGGACTGGGGTGCCACCCCGGCCGTCATCGACAACGCGCTCAATGTCGCGGACCGCTACGACGTCCAGGTGTCCATCCACACCGACAGCCTGAACGAGAGCGGCTTCTTCGAGGACACCCGCTCCGCGATCGACGGCCGCGCGATCCACACCTTCCACAGCGAGGGCGCGGGCGGCGGTCACGCCCCCGACATCATGCGAGTGGCCGGCGAGCCCAACATCCTGCCGTCCTCGACCAACCCGACGCTGCCCTACACCAAGAACTCCGTCGATGAACTCCTCGACATGGTCATGGTCTGTCACCACCTCAGCCATGACATCCCCGAGGACGTGTCCTTCGCCGACAGCCGGGTCCGCGCCGAGACGATCGCCGCCGAGTCGGTGCTCCACGACCTCGGCGTGATCAGCATGTTCTCCTCCGACTCCCAGGCCATGGGCCGGGTCGGTGAGTCGGTGACCCGCGCCTTCCAGACGGCGCACCACTGCAAGGACAAGCTGGGAATCCTGGAGGGCGACTCCGCCCGCAACGACAACCAGCGGGTCCTGCGCTATCTGGCGAAGGTCACCATCAACCCGGCCATCGCCACCGGTATCGCCGACCATGTGGGCTCCCTGGAGAAGGGGAAGATCGCCGACATCGTGCTCTGGCCCATCCACTCCTTCGGCGCCAAGCCGAAGATGGTCATCAAGGGCGGCATCATCTCCTGGGCGCAGATGGGCGACCCGAACGCCTCACTGCCCACTCCGCAGCCGGTCATCTACCGTCCGATGTTCGGGCAGTTCGGCAAGGCGCTGCCGGCCACCCATGTCACCTTCATGTCGCAGGCGGGCATCGCCGCGGGCGTCCCGGCGGAACTCGGCCTGGACCGCACGATCCTGCCGGTGCGCGGTACCCGCACGATCGGCAAGCACAACATGGTGCGCAACAACGCGCTGCCGGACATCCAGGTGGACCCGGAGACCTTCAAGGTCACCCTCGACGGCAAGGTCGCGACGATCGACCCGGCCGAGGAACTGCCCCTCAACCACCTGTTCTTCCTGGTCTAGGGCCTGAAACCCCGATGTACCTCAACGAGCGCGAGCATCCCGGCCGCCCGGCCGCCCCGGCACCGCCACCCGTGGTGCCGCCGGCCGGGCCCGCCGGGACCGGACCGGACCTCGCGGCGCTGCTGACCGGTCTCCAGCTGACCGATTCGGCCTTCCCGAGCGGCTTCTACACGCTGTCCCACAGCCTGGAGGGATACGCCCACGCGGGGGCCGTCGACGCCGCCACCCTGCCGTCGCTGCTGGAGGACCTGCTGGTGCACGGCGTCGGTCCGGCGGACGCCACCGCCCTCGCCCTCGCCCACCGGGCCGCGGCGTCGGGCGACC from Streptomyces sp. NBC_00654 includes the following:
- the ureC gene encoding urease subunit alpha; the encoded protein is MPILPRKQYTDMFGPTVGDRFHLADTNLVVEVEKDFSEGQYGDEVLYGGGKTMRDGMAASPQATSGQGALDTVITNVVVIDPMVGVVKCDIGIKNGMIAGIGKSGNPQTQNNVDPNLVIGPGTEAIAGEHLIATAGAIDSHVHLIAPQQAEQALTNGITTLIGGGTGPSDGTNGTTCTPGPYNIARFLQAAEAWPVNLGIMGKGNGSLPEALDEQIEAGACALKVHEDWGATPAVIDNALNVADRYDVQVSIHTDSLNESGFFEDTRSAIDGRAIHTFHSEGAGGGHAPDIMRVAGEPNILPSSTNPTLPYTKNSVDELLDMVMVCHHLSHDIPEDVSFADSRVRAETIAAESVLHDLGVISMFSSDSQAMGRVGESVTRAFQTAHHCKDKLGILEGDSARNDNQRVLRYLAKVTINPAIATGIADHVGSLEKGKIADIVLWPIHSFGAKPKMVIKGGIISWAQMGDPNASLPTPQPVIYRPMFGQFGKALPATHVTFMSQAGIAAGVPAELGLDRTILPVRGTRTIGKHNMVRNNALPDIQVDPETFKVTLDGKVATIDPAEELPLNHLFFLV